One Fusobacterium ulcerans DNA segment encodes these proteins:
- a CDS encoding adenine phosphoribosyltransferase: MDLKNYVATVLDFPKEGIVFRDITPLMNDGEAYKEATDQIVNFAKEHNIDVVVGPEARGFIFGCPVSYALGIGFVPVRKPGKLPREVIEYSYDLEYGSNVLCMHKDSIKPGQRVLIIDDLLATGGTIEAVIKLVESLGGIVAGLAFLIELEELKGMEKLKDYPVLTLMKY, from the coding sequence ATGGACTTGAAAAATTATGTAGCGACTGTATTAGATTTTCCAAAAGAAGGAATTGTATTCAGAGATATAACTCCTTTGATGAATGATGGAGAAGCATATAAAGAAGCTACTGATCAAATAGTAAATTTTGCTAAAGAGCATAATATAGATGTGGTAGTTGGGCCAGAAGCTAGAGGATTCATATTTGGATGCCCAGTTTCGTATGCTTTAGGAATAGGATTCGTTCCAGTTAGAAAACCAGGAAAACTTCCAAGAGAAGTAATAGAATATTCATATGATCTTGAATATGGATCAAATGTATTGTGTATGCATAAAGATTCTATTAAACCTGGACAGAGGGTTTTGATAATAGATGACTTACTGGCAACAGGAGGAACTATAGAAGCTGTTATAAAACTAGTTGAATCTCTAGGAGGAATAGTTGCGGGACTAGCGTTTTTAATTGAACTTGAAGAGTTAAAAGGGATGGAAAAACTTAAAGATTATCCTGTGTTAACTTTGATGAAATATTAG
- a CDS encoding tetratricopeptide repeat protein yields the protein MKKIFFLLGILLLGGCSGADKREKNLVQDDYAFLKGVNLYHKGKKKEALKEYEQIYRNNSNNLMVMKEMAVVNCELGNKEEAIYYLEKAYEIAPKDESVIKNLANVYYRDKQFEKAEKYLNMFPKDSKDNVVLKLRGYIAYEKKNYEESYNYLKDVQEEKYDRRLYRILKNDLVNLNRKRILYSLLNKKYEDYSNERDYVILYCSSLSDVFNEKNSAAKVLIRYISENGGDDELFLMLSTLYLETGEKEKALNSFKLISDNYKYEPKYIELREKLNRNNRDN from the coding sequence TCTGGAGCAGATAAGAGAGAAAAAAATCTTGTCCAGGATGATTATGCTTTTTTAAAAGGAGTGAACTTATATCATAAGGGCAAGAAAAAAGAAGCTTTAAAAGAGTATGAGCAAATATATAGGAATAATTCCAATAATCTTATGGTAATGAAAGAGATGGCAGTGGTAAATTGCGAGCTTGGAAACAAGGAAGAAGCAATCTATTATTTGGAAAAAGCTTATGAAATAGCCCCAAAAGATGAAAGTGTTATAAAGAATTTAGCTAATGTCTATTATAGGGATAAGCAGTTTGAAAAAGCAGAAAAATATCTGAATATGTTTCCTAAAGATTCAAAAGATAATGTTGTTTTGAAGCTGAGAGGGTACATAGCTTATGAAAAAAAGAATTATGAGGAATCATATAATTATCTGAAAGATGTACAGGAAGAAAAATATGATAGAAGATTGTATCGTATACTTAAAAATGATCTTGTAAATTTGAATAGAAAAAGAATACTATATTCTTTATTAAATAAGAAATATGAAGATTACAGCAATGAAAGAGACTATGTAATTTTATATTGCAGCTCTTTATCTGATGTATTCAATGAAAAGAATTCAGCTGCTAAGGTATTGATAAGATACATATCAGAAAATGGTGGAGATGATGAGCTTTTCTTAATGCTTTCAACACTGTATTTAGAAACAGGAGAAAAAGAAAAAGCACTTAATTCATTTAAATTAATTTCAGATAATTATAAATATGAACCCAAATATATAGAACTTAGAGAAAAATTAAATAGAAATAACAGAGATAATTAA
- the tgt gene encoding tRNA guanosine(34) transglycosylase Tgt — translation MTIKLPVTYELVKKQGKARAGKITTPHGEIETPVFMPVGTQATVKTMTPEELETIGAEIILGNTYHLYLRPSDELIAKFGGLHKFMNWNKPILTDSGGFQVFSLGALRKITEEGVKFSSHIDGSKHFLSPEKSIDIQNNLGSDIVMLFDECPPGLSTREYIIPSIERTTRWAKRCIEAHKRPDEQGLFAIVQGGVYEDLRDKSLNELMEMDESFSGYAIGGLAVGEPREDMYRILHHIVERCPEDKPRYLMGVGEPLDMLEAIEAGIDMMDCVQPSRIGRHGTVFTKYGRLVIKNASYAEDDRPLDEDCDCYVCRNYTRGYIRHLFKAEEILGQRLATYHNLYFLLKLMKNARKAILADNFEEYKDNFVKNYTMGKESEWIKPKKISEK, via the coding sequence ATGACAATTAAATTACCTGTTACATATGAACTGGTAAAAAAGCAGGGAAAAGCCAGAGCAGGAAAAATAACAACTCCACATGGAGAGATAGAAACACCTGTATTTATGCCTGTTGGAACACAGGCAACTGTAAAAACTATGACACCAGAAGAACTGGAAACTATTGGAGCTGAAATAATACTTGGAAATACATATCATCTTTATTTAAGACCAAGTGATGAATTGATAGCAAAATTTGGAGGACTTCACAAGTTTATGAACTGGAATAAACCTATTCTTACAGACAGTGGAGGATTTCAAGTATTCAGTCTTGGAGCATTGAGAAAAATTACAGAAGAGGGAGTAAAGTTCAGTTCACATATTGATGGATCAAAGCATTTTCTTTCTCCAGAAAAATCTATAGATATACAAAATAATCTTGGATCAGATATAGTAATGCTTTTTGATGAATGTCCTCCAGGATTATCTACAAGAGAATATATAATTCCATCTATTGAGAGAACTACCAGATGGGCAAAAAGATGTATAGAGGCTCATAAGAGACCTGATGAACAAGGATTATTTGCAATTGTTCAAGGAGGAGTATATGAGGATCTTAGAGATAAAAGTTTGAACGAACTTATGGAAATGGATGAAAGTTTTTCTGGATATGCAATAGGAGGGCTGGCAGTAGGAGAGCCTAGAGAGGATATGTACAGAATACTTCATCACATAGTAGAAAGATGTCCTGAGGACAAACCTAGATACCTGATGGGAGTAGGAGAACCTCTTGATATGCTGGAAGCTATCGAAGCTGGAATAGATATGATGGATTGTGTACAACCCAGCAGAATAGGAAGACATGGAACTGTATTCACAAAATATGGAAGACTTGTTATAAAAAATGCTTCTTATGCTGAAGATGACAGACCTCTTGATGAAGATTGTGATTGTTATGTATGCAGAAATTATACGAGAGGATATATAAGACATTTATTTAAAGCAGAAGAGATATTAGGACAGAGACTTGCTACTTATCATAATCTATATTTTCTTTTGAAGCTGATGAAAAATGCTAGAAAAGCAATATTGGCAGATAACTTTGAAGAATATAAAGATAATTTTGTAAAAAATTATACTATGGGAAAAGAATCTGAATGGATTAAACCCAAAAAAATATCTGAAAAATAA
- a CDS encoding RelA/SpoT family protein, which produces MNYWEEIVNQINKNNLKVDLEKIKLALYFAEECHEGQYRKSGEDYIMHPVEVTKILIDMKMDTDTIVAGILHDIVEDTLITLADIKYNFGDTVATLVDGVTKLKSLPNGTKKQDENIRKMILAMAQNLRVIIIKLSDRLHNMRTLKYMKPEKQIAISQETLDIYAPLAHRLGIAKIKWELEDLCLRYLKPEEYEHIKSLIDSKRNERSEYVESFIKTIVKLLHDTGIKGNVKGRFKHFYSIYKKMYEKGKEFDDIYDLMGVRIIVDTEGECYNTLGVIHSHFRPVPGRFKDYIAVPKSNNYQSIHTTIVGPLGKFIEIQIRTEDMDRVAEEGIAAHWSYKEKTKVTKGDQVYGWLRNILELQNEAEDTQDFIKSVTEDIMNETVFVFSPKGDILELPQGSTPLDFAFAIHTQIGCKCVGAKVNGKIVTLDYKLQNGDRVEIITAKNSKGPAKDWLDIVVTHGAKSKIRKLLKEQIMDETIKNGRENLERELGKLGISLKEMEEDPIIKKHMEKNNISNLDDFYYHVGEKRSKIDVIIKKLRTRIEKERAISNINIDELMEKKKEKEKSTSGKNDFGIVIDGVNNTLIRFARCCTPLPGDEITGYVTKLTGITVHRKDCKNLKSMIEHDPSREIEVAWDKSLTEKKVNKYKFTFNVLVYDKPNILLDLINTIANHKIHLVSVNSNEISKNGEKLINIKLTIEISDKSEYKYLLNNILKLKNVISVDR; this is translated from the coding sequence ATGAACTATTGGGAAGAAATTGTAAATCAGATAAATAAGAATAATTTAAAAGTAGATCTGGAGAAAATTAAGCTGGCTCTATATTTTGCTGAGGAGTGTCATGAGGGACAGTATAGAAAATCTGGAGAAGATTATATTATGCACCCTGTGGAAGTTACTAAGATTCTTATAGATATGAAAATGGATACAGATACTATTGTAGCTGGGATACTTCATGATATAGTTGAAGATACTTTGATAACTTTAGCAGATATCAAGTATAATTTTGGTGATACAGTAGCAACACTTGTAGATGGAGTTACAAAATTAAAGAGTCTTCCTAATGGTACTAAAAAGCAGGATGAAAATATAAGAAAAATGATTCTTGCAATGGCACAAAATCTTAGAGTTATAATAATTAAGCTTTCTGACAGACTTCATAATATGAGAACATTAAAATATATGAAACCTGAAAAACAGATTGCTATATCACAGGAAACTCTGGATATATATGCTCCTCTTGCTCATAGACTGGGAATAGCAAAAATAAAATGGGAACTTGAAGACTTATGTCTGCGTTACCTAAAGCCGGAAGAATACGAACATATAAAATCTTTAATAGACAGTAAAAGAAATGAAAGAAGTGAATATGTAGAAAGCTTTATAAAAACTATAGTTAAGCTTTTACATGATACAGGTATTAAAGGAAATGTAAAAGGAAGATTTAAACATTTCTACAGTATATATAAAAAGATGTATGAAAAAGGAAAAGAGTTTGATGACATATATGATCTTATGGGGGTACGTATAATTGTAGATACAGAAGGTGAATGTTATAATACTCTTGGAGTTATTCATAGTCATTTCAGACCTGTTCCAGGAAGATTTAAAGACTATATAGCAGTACCAAAATCAAATAACTATCAGTCTATACATACAACAATAGTTGGGCCTCTAGGTAAATTTATTGAAATACAAATAAGAACAGAGGATATGGATAGAGTAGCTGAAGAGGGAATTGCAGCTCACTGGAGTTATAAGGAAAAAACAAAAGTTACAAAGGGAGATCAGGTATATGGATGGCTTAGAAATATACTTGAACTTCAAAATGAAGCAGAAGATACACAGGACTTCATTAAAAGTGTAACAGAAGATATAATGAATGAGACAGTTTTTGTATTTTCACCTAAAGGGGACATACTAGAACTTCCTCAAGGATCTACACCTTTGGACTTTGCTTTTGCAATACATACACAGATAGGATGTAAATGTGTAGGAGCTAAGGTTAACGGAAAAATAGTTACCCTTGATTATAAATTGCAAAATGGAGACAGAGTAGAGATAATAACTGCTAAAAATTCAAAAGGTCCTGCAAAAGACTGGCTTGATATAGTAGTTACTCATGGAGCTAAAAGTAAAATCAGAAAGCTGCTTAAAGAGCAGATAATGGATGAAACTATAAAGAATGGTAGAGAAAATCTTGAAAGAGAATTAGGAAAACTTGGAATATCTCTAAAAGAAATGGAAGAGGATCCTATCATTAAAAAACATATGGAAAAGAATAATATCAGTAATTTAGATGATTTCTATTACCATGTGGGAGAAAAGAGAAGCAAGATAGATGTTATTATCAAAAAACTTAGAACAAGAATAGAAAAAGAGAGAGCTATTTCAAATATCAATATAGATGAACTTATGGAAAAGAAAAAAGAGAAGGAAAAAAGTACTTCTGGTAAAAATGACTTTGGAATAGTTATAGATGGTGTGAACAATACTCTTATTAGATTTGCAAGATGCTGTACTCCGCTGCCAGGAGATGAAATAACTGGATATGTAACTAAACTTACAGGAATAACAGTGCATAGAAAGGATTGTAAAAATCTGAAAAGTATGATAGAACATGATCCTTCCAGAGAGATAGAAGTTGCATGGGATAAGTCTCTCACAGAGAAAAAAGTAAATAAATACAAATTTACATTCAATGTTTTAGTTTATGATAAACCAAATATACTTTTAGATCTTATAAACACAATAGCAAACCATAAAATACATCTTGTTTCTGTTAATTCAAATGAAATAAGTAAAAATGGAGAAAAGCTTATAAATATAAAGTTAACTATTGAAATAAGTGATAAGAGTGAATACAAATATTTATTAAACAATATATTAAAATTAAAAAATGTAATATCAGTAGACAGATAA